The Arachis ipaensis cultivar K30076 chromosome B07, Araip1.1, whole genome shotgun sequence genome includes a window with the following:
- the LOC107608796 gene encoding 50S ribosomal protein L3-2, chloroplastic yields the protein MLALSRGLVSRLQFFATDAAAVAATPFPVRFLRGFSSNAAVAAETRIIDAKPGVMTPNSKRTGIIALKCGMSALWDKWGARIPITVLWVDDNIVSQVKTPEKEGIFALQIGCGQKKEKHLTKPEVGHFRAQGVPMKRKLREFPVTEDALLPVGTSLNVRHFVPGQYVDITGITKGKGFQGGMKRHGFKGMPASHGASLSHRSIGSTGQRDAPGKVFKGKKMPGRMGGEQRTVKNVWVYKICPARNLMWVKGQVPGATGNFVFIKDAVYEKPDISILPFPTFFPPEDEDTENLKPLVADLGDVDPFMITD from the exons ATGCTGGCCCTTTCGAGAGGCCTCGTTTCTCGTCTTCAATTCTTCGCAACCGATGCGGCGGCGGTGGCGGCGACACCATTCCCTGTTCGATTTCTGAGGGGATTCAGCTCCAATGCCGCCGTTGCGGCTGAGACTCGGATTATCGATGCGAAGCCAGGGGTGATGACCCCAAATTCCAAACGAACCGGGATTATAGCCCTCAAGTGTGGTATGAGTGCACTCTGGGATAAATGGGGCGCTAGAATTCCAATAACCGTACTTTGGGTCGATGATAATATCGTTTCTCAGGTTAAGACTCCTGAGAAGGAAGGAATCTTTGCCCTCCAG ATTGGTTGTGGGCAGAAGAAGGAGAAGCATTTGACCAAGCCTGAAGTGGGTCATTTTCGGGCTCAAGGAGTTCcgatgaagaggaagctaagggagtTTCCGGTGACAGAGGATGCACTTCTTCCTGTTGGTACTTCGCTTAATGTTCGTCATTTTGTGCCAGGCCAGTATGTTGATATAACGGGAATCACAAAAGGAAAAGGTTTTCAG GGTGGAATGAAGCGGCATGGATTTAAGGGAATGCCTGCATCCCATGGTGCATCATTATCACATCGAAGCATTGGTTCTACAGGTCAAAGGGACGCTCCTGGAAAG GTGTTTAAAGGTAAAAAGATGCCTGGACGCATGGGTGGGGAGCAAAGAACAGTTAAAAATGTGTGGGTCTACAAAATTTGTCCAGCAAGGAATTTGATGTGGGTGAAAGGCCAG GTTCCAGGAGCTACAGGGAACTTCGTTTTTATAAAAGATGCTGTCTATGAAAAACCGGACATATCTATACTTCCATTCCCAACTTTCTTTCCCCCGGAAGATGAAGATACAGAAAATTTGAAGCCTTTGGTAGCTGATCTTGGGGATGTGGATCCATTTATGATTACAGATTAA
- the LOC107608797 gene encoding cytochrome b561 and DOMON domain-containing protein At2g04850, with translation MLLLYLFLLLLPHTAFSSHCTTQTNTKTFQKCMNLPTQQASIAWTFHPYNSTLELAFFGTFISPSGWVGCGINPTSPEMTGTRALIAFPDPNSGQIVLLPYILDPTVKLQKSPLLSRPLDLHLLSSTATMYGGKLATVHNGAAIQIYASIKLKPNKTKIHLVWNRGLYVQGYSPTIHPTTSSDLSSIATFDVLSGSSASQHRDLTGLRVIHGTLNAISWGLLLPMGAISARYLRHIQALGTTWFYAHAGIQLFAFTLGTAGFALGIRLGQLSPGVEYGLHRKLGIAVFCLGALQTLALFFRPNARNKFRKYWKSYHHFVGYSCVVLGFVNVFQGFEVMGASRSYAKLCYCLGLSTLIGICIALEVNSWVVFCRKSKEEKLRREGLIGVSDKGSSAIHH, from the coding sequence ATGCTGCTTCTTTACCTCTTTTTACTCCTCCTTCCACACACAGCATTCTCATCACACTGCACCACACAAACCAACACAAAAACCTTCCAAAAATGCATGAACCTCCCAACACAACAAGCCTCCATAGCATGGACTTTCCACCCTTACAACTCCACCTTGGAACTAGCCTTCTTCGGAACCTTCATCTCCCCTTCCGGTTGGGTTGGTTGCGGAATCAACCCAACTTCACCTGAGATGACAGGGACACGCGCCTTAATAGCATTCCCCGACCCAAACTCAGGCCAAATAGTCCTTCTACCTTACATTCTTGATCCAACCGTTAAGCTCCAAAAATCGCCACTCCTATCTCGGCCCCTTGACCTCCACCTCCTCTCCTCCACTGCCACAATGTATGGCGGAAAATTAGCCACTGTCCACAACGGCGCAGCCATCCAAATCTATGCCTCGATCAAACTCAAACCGAACAAAACGAAAATCCACCTTGTTTGGAACCGTGGACTCTATGTCCAGGGCTACTCACCCACCATTCACCCAACAACTTCTAGTGACTTGTCTTCCATTGCAACCTTTGATGTTCTATCAGGATCTTCAGCATCTCAGCACCGTGATCTGACAGGATTAAGAGTCATCCATGGAACCTTGAATGCAATCTCATGGGGTCTTCTTTTGCCAATGGGGGCCATAAGTGCTCGTTACCTTAGGCACATTCAAGCATTAGGAACTACATGGTTCTATGCACATGCAGGGATTCAACTCTTTGCCTTCACACTTGGAACTGCTGGTTTTGCACTTGGAATACGCCTTGGGCAGCTTTCTCCAGGAGTGGAATATGGGCTTCATAGGAAGCTTGGAATCGCTGTGTTCTGCTTAGGGGCATTGCAGACACTTGCATTGTTTTTCAGGCCAAATGCAAGGAACAAGTTCAGGAAGTATTGGAAGTCCTATCACCATTTTGTAGGGTACTCTTGTGTGGTTCTTGGGTTTGTGAATGTGTTTCAAGGTTTTGAAGTGATGGGGGCAAGTAGGTCTTATGCTAAGTTGTGTTATTGCTTGGGACTCTCTACTCTCATTGGAATTTGCATAGCCTTGGAGGTGAATTCTTGGGTTGTGTTTTGTAGAAAATCCAAGGAAGAGAAGCTGAGAAGGGAAGGCCTCATTGGGGTTTCAGACAAAGGGAGCAGTGCCATCCATCATTAA
- the LOC107608798 gene encoding heterogeneous nuclear ribonucleoprotein 1, translated as MQSDNGKLFIGGISWDTNEERLREYFGTYGEVVEAVIMKDRTTCRARGFGFVVFSDPAVADLVIKEKHNIDGRMVEAKKAVPRDDQNILSRNSGSVHGSPGPGRTRKIFVGGLASTVTESDFKKYFDQFGTITDVVVMYDHNTQRPRGFGFITYDSEEAVDKVLFKNFHELNGKMVEVKRAVPKELSPGPNRSPLPGFNYGLSRVNNFLNGFTQGYTPSAVGGYGLQVDGRFSPVASARTGFAPFGSGYGMSMNFEPNLGAGFGRSANFNSNLSYGRGLNPPYIGSSNRLGSPMGYDSGNGGSNSFFSSATRNLWGNGGLSYGTGSANSSAYVGSGSGSVGGNAFGNAGVNWGTSAVSAQGGGNNVLQNSGNLGYGGGDNTYNLGTGGYGRSSGSAIAPTSSYTASNGAVDGAFADFYNNNNSVYGDATWRSSNSERDGSGPFSYGLGGSATDVSGKSSPGYVGGYTINKRQPNRGIAT; from the exons ATGCAATCAGATAATGGCAAGTTATTCATTGGGGGGATATCATGGGACACGAATGAAGAGCGACTCAGAGAGTATTTCGGTACTTATGGGGAGGTTGTGGAAGCAGTGATAATGAAGGATCGCACCACCTGTCGAGCCCGTGGATTTGGTTTTGTTGTTTTTTCGGACCCAGCTGTGGCAGACTTAGTCATAAAAGAGAAGCACAATATAGATGGAAGGATG GTGGAGGCAAAGAAGGCTGTTCCCAGGGATGATCAGAATATACTGAGTAGAAACAGTGGCAGCGTCCATGGTTCTCCCGGTCCAGGTCGCACAAGAAAGATATTTGTTGGAGGTTTAGCATCTACGGTGACAGAGAGCGATTTCAAGAAGTACTTTGATCAGTTTGGGACTATAACGGATGTTGTAGTAATGTATGATCACAACACTCAAAGGCCAAGAGGCTTTGGATTTATCACTTATGATTCTGAGGAGGCTGTTGACAAGGTTTTGTTTAAGAATTTCCATGAATTGAATGGTAAAATGGTTGAAGTGAAGCGAGCAGTACCTAAGGAGTTATCGCCAGGACCGAATCGCAGCCCACTTCCTGGATTCAACTATGGTTTGAGTAGGGTCAATAACTTCTTAAATGGATTCACTCAGGGATATACTCCAAGTGCTGTTGGAGGCTATGGACTTCAGGTGGACGGTAGATTCAGTCCAGTTGCGAGTGCTCGAACTGGATTTGCTCCATTTGGATCTGGTTATGGAATGAGCATGAATTTTGAACCTAATTTGGGTGCTGGATTTGGGAGGAGTGCAAATTTCAATAGTAATCTTAGCTATGGTCGGGGTTTAAATCCTCCTTACATTGGCAGCTCCAATAGGCTTGGAAGCCCTATGGGGTATGACAGTGGTAATGGAGGAAGCAATTCTTTTTTCAGCTCCGCTACACGGAATTTGTGGGGGAATGGTGGCCTTAGTTATGGAACTGGTTCTGCAAATTCCAGTGCATACGTTGGATCCGGGAGTGGAAGCGTTGGAGGAAACGCCTTTGGCAATGCTGGTGTCAACTGGGGTACTTCAGCGGTTTCTGCGCAAGGCGGTGGTAACAATGTGCTACAGAATAGTGGCAACCTTGGTTATGGAGGTGGTGACAACACTTATAATTTGGGGACTGGTGGGTATGGAAGAAGCAGTGGTTCTGCTATTGCCCCAACATCTTCATACACTGCTTCAAATGGCGCCGTTGATGGTGCTTTTGCTGAtttttacaataataataattcggTTTATGGGGACGCCACATGGCGTTCTTCAAATTCCGAGCGAGATGGATCTGGTCCCTTCAGTTATGGACTTGGTGGTTCGGCTACAGATGTTTCAGGAAAAAGTTCTCCGGGTTATGTTGGTGGTTATACTATTAATAAGAGGCAGCCAAATAGGG GAATTGCTACATAG
- the LOC107608800 gene encoding BTB/POZ domain-containing protein At5g48130: MCFGDKPHQIQLLPMLLLSALYTPTIIQIIHFSDSTFTLILSMEIASSKDCSSSVASSPYSSPNIGALLKIKVITWSQETGLPVSVRVWVKDKMFNLHKFPLASKSGYLKRRLKDTHEVELPENFPGGPETFEMIALFIYGTSTLIDPFNVAALRCAAEFLEMTEDYCTGNLCERLDLYLNQVVLQSWDDTLISLQRCQILLPWSEDLLIVSRCIEALAFMACMEILDPERRRDTPVVTLDELASQSWSCEIVSQQDLWMKDLIALPFDFFKRVIGSLRRQGMKEKYVSPILVFYANKWLLSNKSLPFSGEKSSDDNDINRTSMILQGIIDLLPMGDKASKVIPVGFYFALLSRSLEYGLRNGSKAKLQSQITALLHFAQVEDFLVPESGTTAMSSSIELATMENMVSAYVAASNSHMNRPPDARNFAVAELWDAYLSNVAPDPEMDPKRFMELIERVPPSYRQNHYQLYRAINTFLKTHPDTSQDDKGLVCKYLDCQRLSQEACIEAVQNELMPLRLIVQALFVQQLNTHRAFKECSDSFRYAQCGDLSGSLSSQNLVESPYTDGPELHSSRPLSIVMRNFKFSTAEYESTSFRIQNLEQELMSLKRSLQLHNIVTTKKAEETSQKLKPCGLETRSFSKKRNHIGQATSCIGSLNFASQRRYASRLLKLFRRITLFGTRKLKKKPGNS; the protein is encoded by the exons ATGTGTTTTGGGGACAAACCTCACCAAATTCAACTTCTTCCAATGCTCCTACTTTCTGCTCTATATACTCCTACAATAATTCAGATTATTCACTTCAGTGACTCAACATTCACATTGATTCTAAGCATGGAAATTGCAAGTTCAAAAGATTGCTCCTCATCAGTGGCTTCTAGTCCTTACTCTTCACCCAACATTGGTGCCTTGCTCAAGATCAAGGTCATTACATG GAGCCAAGAAACTGGTTTACCTGTCTCTGTCCGAGTTTGGGTCAAAGATAAGATGTTCAACCTACACAAG TTTCCTCTGGCTTCAAAGAGTGGATACTTAAAGAGAAGGCTAAAGGATACACATGAGGTTGAGCTGCCAGAGAATTTTCCTGGAGGGCCAGAAACCTTTGAGATGATTGCATTGTTCATTTATGGAACCTCAACACTGATTGACCCTTTTAATGTGGCGGCTCTGCGCTGCGCAGCTGAGTTTCTTGAGATGACTGAGGACTATTGTACAGGAAACCTCTGTGAGAGGTTGGATCTATATCTGAATCAAGTTGTGCTGCAAAGTTGGGATGACACACTGATTTCACTCCAAAGGTGCCAGATTCTGCTTCCTTGGTCTGAAGATCTGCTTATAGTGAGTCGCTGCATCGAGGCTCTGGCCTTTATGGCATGCATGGAGATTCTTGACCCTGAAAGAAGGCGCGACACGCCAGTTGTCACTTTGGATGAATTGGCCTCACAATCCTGGAGCTGTGAGATTGTGAGCCAACAAGATCTATGGATGAAGGATCTGATTGCATTGCCTTTTGATTTCTTCAAAAGGGTCATTGGATCTTTGAGGAGACAAGGGATGAAGGAGAAGTATGTGAGTCCAATCCTTGTTTTCTATGCAAATAAATGGTTGCTATCTAACAAGTCACTTCCATTTTCTGGTGAGAAAAGTAGTGATGATAATGACATTAACAGAACTTCAATGATTCTACAAGGCATCATTGATCTTCTTCCAATGGGGGATAAAGCTAGCAAAGTGATTCCAGTTGGTTTCTATTTTGCTTTGCTTTCAAGAtctcttgaatatggtttgagGAATGGAAGTAAGGCAAAGTTGCAATCACAGATTACAGCATTGTTGCACTTTGCACAAGTTGAGGATTTTCTTGTTCCTGAAAGTGGAACAACAGCAATGTCCTCTAGTATTGAGTTGGCAACAATGGAAAACATGGTTTCAGCATATGTAGCAGCATCTAACTCACACATGAACCGTCCTCCAGATGCTAGAAATTTCGCAGTTGCAGAACTTTGGGATGCATATCTGTCTAATGTAGCTCCAGATCCTGAAATGGATCCTAAGAGATTCATGGAACTCATTGAAAGGGTGCCACCTTCTTATAGACAGAACCATTACCAACTCTATAGAGCAATCAACACCTTTCTCAAG ACGCATCCGGATACATCCCAAGATGATAAGGGATTGGTGTGCAAGTACCTTGATTGCCAGAGGCTATCACAAGAGGCATGCATTGAAGCAGTTCAGAATGAACTGATGCCGCTTCGCCTAATTGTGCAAGCTCTATTTGTTCAGCAACTCAACACACACAGAGCCTTCAAAGAATGTTCAGATTCGTTCCGGTATGCGCAGTGTGGAGACTTATCTGGAAGCCTATCAAGCCAGAATCTTGTGGAAAGCCCTTACACAGATGGACCAGAATTGCATAGCAGCAGGCCTTTGAGCATTGTGATGAGGAATTTCAAGTTCTCAACTGCTGAATATGAGTCCACAAGCTTCAGGATTCAGAACCTTGAACAAGAACTCATGTCATTGAAGAGAAGCCTTCAGCTGCACAACATTGTAACAACAAAGAAAGCAGAAGAAACATCACAGAAGCTGAAGCCATGTGGGTTGGAAACAAGATCATTCAGCAAAAAAAGGAACCATATTGGACAAGCAACTAGTTGCATCGGTTCCTTAAACTTTGCTTCACAGAGAAGGTATGCTAGCCGGTTGCTGAAGCTATTTCGCCGCATAACTTTGTTTGGAACTCGGAAGCTCAAGAAAAAACCAGGGAATTCCTAA
- the LOC107609783 gene encoding probable serine/threonine-protein kinase WNK11 isoform X1: MSWTKHYPTNFWLLKMPASAGNSNTYDREGEPFVEVDPTGRFGRYEDLLGYGAVKKVYRAFDQEEGIEVAWNQVRLRNFSDDLVLINRLHSEVELLRNLSNKYIIVCYSVWKDNDRQNINFITEVCTSGNLREYRKKHRHVSIKALKKWSKQVLEGLEYLHTHDPCIIHRDLNCSNIFVNGNIGQVKIGDLGLAAIVGRSHAAHSILGTPEYMAPELYEEDYTEMVDIYSFGLCVLEMVTMEIPYCECDSVAKIYKKVTMGIKPQSLNKVTDPEMKAFIEKCIAQPRARPSATDLLKDPFFSELNNDEE, encoded by the exons ATGTCCTGGACAAAGCATTATCCAA CAAACTTTTGGCTATTGAAAATGCCTGCTAGTGCTGGGAACTCAAACACCTATGATAGAGAAGGGGAACCGtttgttgaagttgatccaacTGGCCGGTTCGGCCGTTACGAAGATCTGCTTGGTTATGGCGCCGTGAAGAAGGTTTATAGGGCCTTTGATCAAGAAGAAGGCATTGAGGTTGCTTGGAATCAAGTTCGACTGCGGAATTTCAGTGACGATCTTGTTTTGATAAACAGGCTTCACTCTGAGGTTGAGTTGCTTAGAAACTTGAGCAACAAGTATATCATTGTTTGTTATAGTGTTTGGAAAGACAATGATCGCCAGAACATCAATTTCATCACTGAGGTTTGCACTTCTGGCAATTTGAGGGAATACCGGAAGAAGCACCGCCATGTTTCCATTAAGGCGTTGAAGAAGTGGTCGAAACAAGTCCTTGAAGGGCTGGAGTATCTTCATACTCATGATCCCTGCATTATACACAGAGATCTCAATTGTAGCAACATCTTTGTCAATGGGAACATTGGACAG GTGAAAATTGGTGATCTAGGATTGGCGGCGATAGTGGGGCGGAGCCATGCAGCGCATTCAATTTTAGGGACACCAGAGTATATGGCACCGGAGCTGTATGAGGAAGATTACACTGAGATGGTGGACATATACTCTTTTGGGCTGTGTGTACTTGAGATGGTTACAATGGAGATACCCTATTGTGAATGTGACAGTGTAGCCAAGATTTACAAAAAGGTTACAATGGGAATTAAGCCTCAATCCTTGAACAAAGTCACAGACCCAGAGATGAAGGCATTCATTGAAAAGTGCATAGCACAGCCAAGGGCAAGGCCTTCAGCCACTGATCTCCTTAAGGACCCTTTCTTTTCTGAACTCAACAATGATGAAGAATAA
- the LOC107609783 gene encoding probable serine/threonine-protein kinase WNK11 isoform X2, with translation MPASAGNSNTYDREGEPFVEVDPTGRFGRYEDLLGYGAVKKVYRAFDQEEGIEVAWNQVRLRNFSDDLVLINRLHSEVELLRNLSNKYIIVCYSVWKDNDRQNINFITEVCTSGNLREYRKKHRHVSIKALKKWSKQVLEGLEYLHTHDPCIIHRDLNCSNIFVNGNIGQVKIGDLGLAAIVGRSHAAHSILGTPEYMAPELYEEDYTEMVDIYSFGLCVLEMVTMEIPYCECDSVAKIYKKVTMGIKPQSLNKVTDPEMKAFIEKCIAQPRARPSATDLLKDPFFSELNNDEE, from the exons ATGCCTGCTAGTGCTGGGAACTCAAACACCTATGATAGAGAAGGGGAACCGtttgttgaagttgatccaacTGGCCGGTTCGGCCGTTACGAAGATCTGCTTGGTTATGGCGCCGTGAAGAAGGTTTATAGGGCCTTTGATCAAGAAGAAGGCATTGAGGTTGCTTGGAATCAAGTTCGACTGCGGAATTTCAGTGACGATCTTGTTTTGATAAACAGGCTTCACTCTGAGGTTGAGTTGCTTAGAAACTTGAGCAACAAGTATATCATTGTTTGTTATAGTGTTTGGAAAGACAATGATCGCCAGAACATCAATTTCATCACTGAGGTTTGCACTTCTGGCAATTTGAGGGAATACCGGAAGAAGCACCGCCATGTTTCCATTAAGGCGTTGAAGAAGTGGTCGAAACAAGTCCTTGAAGGGCTGGAGTATCTTCATACTCATGATCCCTGCATTATACACAGAGATCTCAATTGTAGCAACATCTTTGTCAATGGGAACATTGGACAG GTGAAAATTGGTGATCTAGGATTGGCGGCGATAGTGGGGCGGAGCCATGCAGCGCATTCAATTTTAGGGACACCAGAGTATATGGCACCGGAGCTGTATGAGGAAGATTACACTGAGATGGTGGACATATACTCTTTTGGGCTGTGTGTACTTGAGATGGTTACAATGGAGATACCCTATTGTGAATGTGACAGTGTAGCCAAGATTTACAAAAAGGTTACAATGGGAATTAAGCCTCAATCCTTGAACAAAGTCACAGACCCAGAGATGAAGGCATTCATTGAAAAGTGCATAGCACAGCCAAGGGCAAGGCCTTCAGCCACTGATCTCCTTAAGGACCCTTTCTTTTCTGAACTCAACAATGATGAAGAATAA